A genomic window from Serratia liquefaciens includes:
- a CDS encoding SpoVR family protein: protein MTTSTHEKVKEDKRLSDGPDWTFELLQVYLEHIDRVAKHYKLDTYPHQIEVITSEQMMDAYSSVGMPINYTHWSFGKKFIETEQRYKHGQQGLAYEIVINSNPCIAYLMEENTITMQALVMAHACYGHNSFFKNNYLFRSWTDASSIVDYLLFARHYISQCEERYGVEEVEKLLDSCHALMNYGVDRYKRPQKISLVEEKARQKSREEYLQSQVNTLWKTLPRVEREEAPEQARRYPSEPQENILYFMEKNAPLLEPWQREVLRIVRKVSQYFYPQKQTQVMNEGWATFWHYTILNHLYDEGRVTERFMLEFLHSHTNVVYQPPYNSPYYNGINPYALGFAMFQDIKRICQSPTEEDRYWFPDIAGKDWLETLHFAMRDFKDESFISQFLSPKIMRDFRLFTVLDDDRNNYLEIAAIHNEAGYRAIRQELSAQYNLSDHEPNIQIWNVDLRGDRSLTLRYIPQDRAPLDKSRREVMKHLHRLWGFDIILEQLNEDGSVELLERCPPRPTPL, encoded by the coding sequence ATGACTACTTCAACACATGAAAAGGTCAAGGAAGATAAACGTCTGAGCGATGGACCGGACTGGACGTTCGAGCTGCTGCAGGTGTATCTGGAGCACATCGATCGCGTAGCCAAACATTACAAGCTCGATACCTACCCGCATCAGATAGAGGTGATTACCTCAGAACAGATGATGGACGCCTATTCGAGCGTCGGCATGCCGATTAACTATACCCATTGGTCATTCGGTAAAAAATTCATTGAGACCGAGCAGCGCTACAAACACGGGCAGCAGGGGCTGGCCTACGAAATCGTCATCAACTCCAACCCTTGCATTGCCTATCTGATGGAAGAAAACACCATCACCATGCAAGCGCTGGTCATGGCGCACGCCTGCTACGGCCACAACTCGTTTTTCAAAAATAATTACCTGTTCCGCAGTTGGACCGACGCCAGTTCGATCGTCGATTATCTGTTGTTCGCCCGCCACTACATCAGCCAGTGCGAAGAACGCTACGGCGTTGAAGAAGTGGAGAAGCTGCTCGACTCCTGCCATGCGCTGATGAATTACGGTGTGGACCGCTATAAACGCCCGCAGAAGATTTCCCTGGTCGAAGAAAAAGCCCGCCAGAAGAGCCGCGAGGAGTACCTGCAGAGCCAGGTCAATACGCTGTGGAAGACTCTGCCGCGGGTAGAACGCGAAGAAGCGCCTGAACAAGCGCGTCGCTATCCAAGCGAGCCCCAGGAGAACATCCTCTACTTTATGGAGAAAAATGCACCGCTGCTGGAACCCTGGCAGCGTGAGGTGCTGCGCATCGTGCGCAAAGTGAGCCAGTATTTTTATCCGCAGAAACAAACTCAGGTGATGAACGAAGGCTGGGCGACATTCTGGCACTACACCATCCTCAACCATCTTTACGATGAAGGCCGGGTAACCGAACGCTTTATGCTGGAGTTTTTGCACAGCCACACCAACGTGGTGTATCAGCCGCCTTACAATAGCCCTTATTACAACGGGATTAACCCTTACGCACTGGGCTTTGCCATGTTCCAGGACATCAAGCGCATCTGCCAGTCGCCGACCGAAGAAGACCGCTACTGGTTCCCGGATATTGCCGGTAAAGACTGGCTGGAAACGCTGCACTTTGCCATGCGTGATTTTAAGGACGAAAGTTTTATCAGCCAGTTCCTGTCGCCGAAAATCATGCGTGACTTCCGGCTGTTCACCGTGCTCGATGACGATCGCAATAACTACCTGGAGATTGCGGCGATCCATAATGAGGCGGGTTATCGGGCGATCCGTCAGGAGCTGTCGGCGCAATATAACCTGAGCGACCACGAGCCGAACATTCAGATCTGGAATGTGGATTTGCGTGGCGATCGCTCATTGACGTTGCGTTATATTCCACAAGACCGTGCGCCGCTGGACAAGAGTCGGCGCGAGGTGATGAAACACCTGCACCGCCTGTGGGGCTTCGACATTATTCTGGAGCAGCTCAACGAGGATGGCAGCGTCGAGCTGCTGGAACGTTGTCCGCCGCGCCCGACTCCGCTGTAA
- a CDS encoding CsbD family protein, whose product MFGKAEDKVNEAAGAVEEAFGKATDSPDHQVKGAARKYASQASYAARDAADTVRTQVESNPLAGVAIAAAVGIVFGFLLGRK is encoded by the coding sequence ATGTTTGGGAAAGCAGAAGATAAAGTCAATGAAGCTGCCGGCGCCGTCGAAGAAGCCTTTGGTAAGGCGACGGATTCACCGGATCATCAAGTCAAAGGCGCGGCCCGTAAATATGCCTCTCAGGCCAGCTATGCGGCCAGAGATGCTGCCGATACGGTGCGAACTCAGGTTGAATCCAACCCGCTTGCCGGCGTAGCTATCGCCGCCGCCGTGGGGATTGTTTTCGGTTTCTTGCTGGGCCGTAAATAA
- a CDS encoding D-amino acid dehydrogenase, with amino-acid sequence MRVVILGSGVVGVASAWYLAKAGHEVTVIDRQPGPAMETSAANAGQISPGYAAPWAAPGVPLKAIKWMFQRHAPLAVRLDGSSFQLSWMWQMLKNCNTEHYMTNKGRMVRLAEYSRDCIKALRQETGIQYEGRQGGTLQLFRTQQQFESASKDIAVLEDAGVPYKLLEASQLATVEPALAQVAHKLTGGLQLPNDETGDCQLFTQQLAKLAQQAGVTFLYNRSVDRLLVEGDKISGVQCGGEIFKADSYVVAFGSYSTALLRDLVSIPVYPLKGYSLTIPITDEAAAPFSTVLDETYKIAITRFDQRIRVGGMAEIVGFNTQLEQKRRETLEMVVRDLYPNGGRVEEATFWTGLRPMTPDGTPIVGKTSLKNLFLNTGHGTLGWTMACGSGQLLSDLISGITPAIPSDDLAVARYSAGFRSAYTAPLNDVHPAR; translated from the coding sequence ATGCGAGTGGTAATTTTAGGTAGTGGGGTGGTGGGCGTTGCCAGTGCCTGGTATTTGGCGAAGGCGGGGCATGAGGTGACGGTAATCGATCGTCAGCCTGGCCCGGCAATGGAAACCAGCGCGGCAAATGCAGGGCAGATCTCACCGGGCTATGCGGCGCCTTGGGCTGCGCCTGGCGTGCCGTTGAAGGCAATCAAATGGATGTTCCAGCGCCATGCGCCGCTGGCGGTTCGTTTGGACGGCAGCAGTTTCCAGCTGAGCTGGATGTGGCAGATGTTGAAAAACTGCAACACCGAACACTACATGACCAACAAAGGTCGCATGGTGCGGTTGGCGGAATACAGCCGCGATTGCATCAAAGCGTTGCGCCAGGAAACCGGCATTCAGTACGAAGGCCGTCAGGGCGGCACGCTGCAACTGTTTCGCACTCAGCAACAGTTTGAAAGCGCCTCCAAAGACATCGCGGTGCTGGAAGACGCGGGCGTGCCTTACAAACTGTTGGAAGCCAGTCAACTGGCCACCGTCGAACCTGCGCTGGCGCAGGTGGCGCATAAGTTGACCGGCGGTCTGCAACTGCCAAACGACGAAACCGGCGATTGCCAACTCTTTACTCAGCAGTTGGCCAAACTGGCCCAGCAAGCGGGCGTCACCTTCCTGTATAACCGCAGCGTCGACCGCCTGCTGGTGGAAGGGGACAAAATCAGCGGCGTGCAATGCGGCGGAGAAATCTTCAAGGCCGACAGTTACGTGGTGGCCTTTGGCTCTTACTCCACCGCGCTGCTGCGCGATCTGGTCTCGATCCCTGTTTATCCGTTGAAAGGCTACTCGCTGACCATTCCGATTACGGATGAGGCCGCGGCACCATTCTCGACCGTTTTGGATGAAACTTATAAAATCGCCATCACCCGTTTCGACCAGCGTATTCGCGTCGGTGGCATGGCGGAAATTGTCGGTTTTAATACTCAGCTCGAGCAAAAACGCCGCGAGACGCTGGAGATGGTGGTACGCGATCTTTACCCTAATGGTGGACGGGTGGAGGAAGCTACCTTCTGGACCGGTTTGCGTCCGATGACGCCGGACGGTACGCCGATTGTCGGCAAGACTTCGCTGAAAAACCTGTTTCTGAATACCGGGCATGGCACGCTGGGTTGGACAATGGCCTGTGGTTCCGGGCAATTGCTTTCCGATCTGATTTCCGGCATCACGCCGGCCATTCCTTCAGACGATCTGGCGGTGGCACGCTACAGTGCCGGATTTCGCAGCGCCTACACTGCGCCCTTGAACGATGTGCATCCCGCGCGTTAA
- a CDS encoding YcgN family cysteine cluster protein, with the protein MSQTPFWQQKSLAEMSEQEWESLCDGCGQCCLNKLIDEDTDEIYFTNVACNQLNIKSCQCRNYERRFELEEDCIKLTRENLTTFDWLPPTCAYRLIGEGKPLFAWHPLVSGSKAAMHGERITVRHIAVRESEVVDWQDHILNKPSWAR; encoded by the coding sequence ATGTCACAAACCCCTTTTTGGCAACAAAAATCGCTGGCTGAAATGTCAGAACAAGAGTGGGAATCGCTGTGCGACGGTTGTGGGCAATGCTGTCTGAATAAGCTGATCGACGAAGATACCGACGAGATTTATTTCACCAACGTAGCCTGTAACCAGCTGAATATTAAGTCGTGCCAGTGCCGCAACTATGAGCGTCGCTTTGAGCTGGAAGAGGACTGCATCAAACTGACGCGTGAAAACCTCACGACCTTTGATTGGCTGCCGCCGACCTGCGCATACCGTTTGATCGGTGAGGGCAAGCCGTTGTTTGCCTGGCATCCGCTGGTCAGCGGTTCTAAAGCTGCGATGCACGGGGAGCGTATTACGGTACGACATATTGCGGTGCGGGAAAGTGAAGTGGTGGACTGGCAGGATCACATCCTGAACAAACCGAGCTGGGCGAGATAA
- the dsbB gene encoding disulfide bond formation protein DsbB produces MLQFFNRCSQGRGAWLLMALTALALELVALYFQHVMLLQPCVMCIYERCALFGILGASLLGAIAPKTPLRYAAIALWIYSAWEGLQLAWKHTMIQLHPSPFNTCDFFVSFPSWLPLDKWLPAVFHASGDCSVRQWEFLTLEMPQWLVGIFAAYLLIAIVVLLAQFVRPRRRDLFGR; encoded by the coding sequence ATGTTGCAATTCTTTAACCGCTGCTCACAGGGGCGCGGTGCTTGGCTGTTGATGGCCCTGACTGCGCTGGCGCTGGAATTAGTCGCACTCTACTTTCAGCACGTAATGCTGCTGCAACCCTGTGTCATGTGCATTTATGAACGCTGCGCGCTGTTTGGCATTCTGGGCGCCTCACTGCTGGGTGCCATTGCGCCGAAAACGCCGCTGCGTTATGCCGCTATTGCGCTGTGGATTTACAGTGCCTGGGAAGGCCTGCAGCTGGCGTGGAAACACACCATGATCCAACTGCATCCCTCGCCGTTTAATACCTGCGATTTCTTTGTTAGCTTTCCGTCCTGGCTGCCGCTGGATAAATGGCTGCCAGCGGTGTTCCACGCATCAGGTGACTGTTCGGTACGCCAATGGGAATTCTTGACGCTGGAAATGCCGCAGTGGCTGGTTGGCATCTTCGCGGCTTATTTGTTGATTGCTATCGTTGTGCTGCTCGCACAATTTGTCCGCCCACGCCGCCGCGATCTGTTTGGTCGCTGA
- a CDS encoding fumarylacetoacetate hydrolase family protein produces the protein MYQHRDWQGSLLDFPVNKVVCVGSNYADHIKEMGSATSAEPVVFIKPETALCDIRQPVAIPKEFGSVHHEVELAVLIGTPLKQANEDRVARAIAGYGVALDLTLRELQAGFKKAGQPWEKAKGFDGSCPISGFIPVAEFGDPQNADLSLTVNDQVRQQGNTRDMITQILPLISYMSRFFTLRAGDIILTGTPQGVGPMSSGDMLKVTLNGKSLTTRVI, from the coding sequence ATGTATCAACATAGAGATTGGCAGGGTTCATTACTTGATTTTCCGGTAAATAAAGTGGTCTGCGTTGGCAGCAACTACGCCGATCACATCAAGGAAATGGGCAGTGCAACCTCGGCAGAGCCGGTAGTGTTTATCAAGCCTGAAACGGCGCTGTGCGATATTCGCCAGCCGGTGGCGATCCCCAAAGAGTTTGGTTCGGTACATCATGAAGTGGAGCTGGCTGTGCTGATCGGCACGCCGCTAAAGCAGGCTAATGAAGATCGCGTGGCGCGTGCTATCGCCGGATACGGTGTTGCGCTTGATCTGACGCTGCGGGAACTGCAGGCGGGCTTCAAGAAGGCAGGACAACCCTGGGAAAAAGCCAAGGGATTCGACGGTTCTTGCCCGATTTCCGGCTTTATACCGGTGGCAGAGTTTGGCGATCCGCAAAATGCTGATCTGTCCCTGACGGTCAATGACCAGGTGCGACAACAAGGCAATACTCGCGACATGATCACGCAGATCCTGCCGCTGATCAGCTATATGAGCCGCTTCTTCACTTTGCGTGCAGGCGACATTATTCTTACCGGTACGCCGCAGGGCGTCGGTCCGATGAGCTCCGGCGATATGCTGAAAGTGACCCTTAACGGTAAATCATTGACGACACGCGTGATTTGA
- the nhaB gene encoding sodium/proton antiporter NhaB, whose amino-acid sequence METTLRSALVKNFLGQSPDWYKLAILIFLLVNPLVFFLVDPFIAGWLLVIEFIFTLAMALKCYPLLPGGLLAIEAVLIGMTSPDRVGEEIAHNLEVLLLLIFMVAGIYFMKQLLLFVFTKLLLNIRSKILLSLAFCFAAAFLSAFLDALTVVAVVISVATGFYSIYHNVVSNPSGGNADVNDDSNLVSDDNKQTLEQFRAFLRSLLMHAGVGTALGGVMTMVGEPQNLIIAKSADWGFVDFFLRMAPVTLPVLVCGLLVCLLLERFGVFGYGAKLPERVREVLTEFDRQATAGRSKQEQVKLVVQALIGVWLIVALAFHLAEVGLIGLSVIILATSLCGVTDEHAIGKAFQEALPFTALLTVFFTVVAVIIEQHLFTPVIQFVLQAEPSSQLSLFYLFNGLLSSVSDNVFVGTVYINEARAAFENGAISLKQFEMLAVAINTGTNLPSVATPNGQAAFLFLLTSALAPLVRLSYGRMVWMALPYTVVLTLVGLLCVQFTLAPVTDLLTQWHWLTLPSIEAAAH is encoded by the coding sequence ATGGAAACGACTTTACGCAGTGCCCTGGTGAAAAACTTCCTCGGGCAATCACCTGACTGGTACAAACTGGCCATCCTCATCTTCTTGTTGGTCAATCCGCTGGTTTTCTTCCTGGTCGATCCCTTCATCGCGGGTTGGCTGCTGGTCATCGAATTTATCTTCACGCTGGCGATGGCGCTGAAGTGCTATCCCCTGCTGCCGGGCGGCCTGCTGGCCATTGAGGCGGTGTTGATCGGCATGACCAGCCCCGATCGGGTGGGCGAAGAGATTGCCCATAATCTGGAAGTCCTGCTGTTGCTGATCTTTATGGTGGCCGGTATCTACTTTATGAAGCAGCTACTGCTGTTTGTCTTCACCAAGCTGCTGCTCAATATTCGCTCTAAAATACTGCTGTCTTTAGCCTTTTGTTTTGCGGCGGCATTTTTGTCCGCTTTCCTCGATGCGCTGACGGTGGTTGCGGTGGTCATCAGCGTCGCAACCGGGTTCTATTCGATTTACCACAACGTGGTGTCTAACCCTTCCGGCGGCAATGCCGACGTCAACGACGACAGCAACCTGGTAAGCGACGATAACAAACAGACGCTGGAGCAGTTCCGCGCCTTTTTGCGCAGCCTGCTGATGCACGCGGGCGTCGGTACCGCTCTGGGCGGCGTGATGACCATGGTGGGCGAACCACAAAACCTGATTATCGCCAAAAGCGCCGACTGGGGCTTTGTCGACTTCTTCCTGCGCATGGCGCCGGTCACCTTACCGGTGTTGGTCTGTGGTCTGCTGGTCTGCCTGCTGCTTGAGCGGTTCGGCGTCTTCGGCTACGGAGCAAAACTGCCGGAGCGCGTGCGCGAAGTGCTGACGGAGTTTGACCGCCAGGCGACGGCCGGGCGCAGTAAGCAAGAGCAGGTCAAATTGGTGGTTCAGGCACTTATCGGCGTTTGGCTGATTGTCGCCCTGGCCTTCCATCTGGCGGAGGTTGGCCTGATTGGCCTGTCGGTGATTATCCTCGCCACTTCCCTGTGTGGCGTAACCGATGAGCATGCCATCGGCAAAGCCTTCCAGGAAGCCTTGCCCTTCACCGCCCTGCTGACGGTATTTTTCACCGTGGTAGCGGTGATCATTGAGCAACACCTGTTTACCCCGGTGATTCAATTTGTTCTGCAGGCGGAACCCTCTTCCCAACTTTCGCTGTTTTATCTGTTCAATGGCTTGCTGTCCTCCGTATCTGACAATGTGTTCGTCGGCACGGTTTACATTAATGAAGCGCGCGCCGCGTTTGAAAATGGTGCCATTTCCCTGAAGCAGTTCGAAATGTTAGCGGTCGCGATTAACACCGGGACCAATTTACCGTCGGTCGCCACGCCGAATGGTCAGGCCGCCTTCCTGTTCTTGCTGACCTCGGCATTGGCCCCCCTGGTGCGTTTATCCTATGGGCGAATGGTATGGATGGCATTGCCCTATACTGTGGTATTAACCTTGGTCGGTCTGCTGTGCGTACAGTTTACTCTGGCGCCCGTGACCGACCTGCTGACCCAGTGGCATTGGCTGACGCTGCCGTCAATCGAAGCCGCTGCACACTAA
- the fadR gene encoding fatty acid metabolism transcriptional regulator FadR, giving the protein MVIKAQSPAGFAEEYIIESIWNNRFPPGSILPAERELSELIGVTRTTLREVLQRLARDGWLTIQHGKPTKVNNFWETSGLNILETVARLDHKSVPQLIDNLLSVRTNIAAIFIRAAVRNHPEAAQEVLAKATQVEDQADAFNLLDYEIFRGLAFASGNPIYGLIFNGLKGLYTRVGRYYFSNPESRKLALTFYSKLSMLCHEKSYDQVMDCVRNYGKDSGAIWQSMQGTMPSDLTEARR; this is encoded by the coding sequence ATGGTCATAAAGGCGCAGAGTCCTGCCGGTTTCGCGGAAGAATACATTATCGAGAGTATCTGGAATAATCGCTTCCCTCCTGGCTCTATTTTGCCCGCGGAGCGTGAGCTTTCAGAACTGATTGGTGTTACGCGCACCACGTTACGCGAAGTTTTACAACGCCTGGCCCGTGATGGCTGGCTGACCATTCAGCATGGCAAACCGACCAAAGTAAATAATTTCTGGGAAACATCCGGCCTTAATATTCTTGAGACGGTGGCACGCCTCGATCACAAAAGTGTTCCACAGTTGATCGACAACCTGCTGTCGGTTCGTACCAATATTGCCGCGATCTTTATTCGCGCAGCGGTGCGTAATCATCCTGAGGCTGCTCAGGAAGTGTTGGCGAAAGCGACCCAGGTGGAAGATCAGGCGGACGCTTTCAACCTGTTGGACTACGAAATTTTCCGCGGTCTGGCATTCGCTTCCGGCAACCCGATCTACGGTCTGATCTTCAACGGCCTCAAAGGTCTGTATACCCGTGTCGGTCGTTACTACTTCTCAAATCCGGAGTCCCGCAAGCTGGCGCTGACTTTCTACAGCAAGCTGTCGATGCTGTGCCATGAGAAGTCGTACGATCAGGTGATGGATTGCGTGCGTAACTACGGTAAAGACAGCGGGGCCATCTGGCAGAGCATGCAAGGCACCATGCCGAGCGATCTGACCGAAGCCCGCCGTTAG